Proteins co-encoded in one Bradyrhizobium sp. 170 genomic window:
- a CDS encoding nitroreductase, which yields MPDAIELLKIRRSVKPREMSGPGPTPSELDTILTIGARVPDHGKLTPWRFIVFEGDARARAGNVIAQVFAKKNPAAPTADIEIEKRRLMDAPLVIAVVSFTRPHPKVPAWEQELSAGASAMNIVTAAAALGYGANWLTGWFAFDRDVLDGLGLKADEKLAGFIHIGTPAKPVEDRPRPALSDIVTRF from the coding sequence GTGCCCGACGCTATTGAACTCCTGAAGATCCGCCGCTCGGTAAAACCCCGCGAGATGAGCGGGCCCGGCCCCACGCCTTCCGAACTCGATACCATCCTGACCATCGGCGCACGGGTGCCCGACCACGGCAAGCTGACGCCGTGGCGCTTCATCGTGTTCGAGGGCGACGCCCGGGCGCGGGCCGGCAACGTCATTGCGCAAGTGTTCGCAAAGAAGAATCCGGCTGCCCCCACCGCCGACATCGAGATCGAGAAACGCCGGCTGATGGACGCGCCGCTGGTGATCGCCGTGGTGAGCTTTACCCGGCCGCATCCGAAGGTGCCGGCGTGGGAGCAGGAATTGTCTGCGGGCGCCAGCGCGATGAATATCGTCACCGCCGCCGCCGCGCTCGGCTATGGCGCCAACTGGCTCACCGGCTGGTTCGCGTTCGACCGCGACGTGCTGGACGGACTGGGACTGAAGGCGGATGAAAAACTCGCCGGCTTCATCCATATCGGCACGCCGGCAAAGCCTGTCGAGGACCGCCCGCGGCCGGCGCTATCCGACATCGTGACGCGGTTCTAA
- a CDS encoding patatin-like phospholipase family protein, with the protein MLDSWMGRGQKGSDAQDKAQDKVGLGSIRRPVIGLALGGGAARGFAHIGIVRTLVAHGIIPNVVVGTSIGAVVGGAYASGHLDKLEEWARSLQPRSVLSYLDIRLNGSGLIGGAKLAAEIERTLGQSLIEDLPVKFATVATEVRTGHEIWLTHGPMVDAMRASYALPGIFSPIMVGDRWLVDGALVNPVPVSAARALGAEIVIAANLSSDVFTHSTTIYSHGPTAGVSVSVMPEALPEPGPRKRGIGKFFSAERTMKREFFGGGGRPGISSVMVDAFNIMQDRITRARLAGDPPDLLISPRVGKIGWFDFHRADDLIAHGVRAAERAIESIQEAIHILAPPPPAGEAEPAVEKTEKE; encoded by the coding sequence GTGTTGGATAGCTGGATGGGGCGCGGCCAAAAGGGCTCCGATGCCCAAGACAAGGCCCAGGACAAGGTAGGGCTCGGCAGTATCCGCCGGCCGGTGATCGGGCTCGCACTGGGCGGCGGCGCCGCTCGCGGCTTTGCCCATATCGGCATCGTCCGGACGCTGGTGGCGCACGGAATCATTCCCAACGTGGTGGTCGGAACGTCGATCGGCGCTGTGGTCGGCGGCGCCTATGCCTCCGGACATCTCGACAAACTGGAAGAATGGGCGCGCAGCCTGCAGCCGCGAAGCGTCCTCTCCTATCTCGACATCCGCCTGAACGGCTCGGGCCTGATCGGCGGCGCCAAGCTTGCGGCCGAAATCGAGCGCACGTTGGGCCAGAGCCTGATCGAGGATCTGCCGGTGAAATTCGCCACCGTGGCGACCGAGGTGCGCACCGGCCACGAGATCTGGCTGACCCATGGCCCGATGGTGGATGCGATGCGCGCCTCCTATGCGCTGCCGGGAATATTCTCGCCGATCATGGTCGGCGACCGCTGGCTGGTCGACGGCGCGCTGGTCAATCCGGTGCCGGTTTCGGCGGCACGCGCGCTCGGTGCGGAGATCGTCATCGCCGCCAATCTTTCCAGCGACGTCTTCACGCACTCCACGACAATCTATTCCCATGGCCCGACGGCCGGCGTTTCGGTATCGGTGATGCCGGAAGCGCTGCCCGAACCCGGGCCACGCAAACGCGGTATCGGAAAATTCTTCTCCGCAGAGCGCACCATGAAGCGTGAGTTCTTCGGCGGCGGCGGACGGCCGGGCATCTCCTCGGTCATGGTCGATGCCTTCAACATCATGCAGGACCGCATCACCCGCGCACGGCTGGCCGGCGATCCGCCGGACCTCCTGATTTCGCCCCGCGTCGGAAAGATCGGCTGGTTCGATTTTCACCGCGCCGACGACCTGATCGCCCACGGCGTGCGCGCGGCCGAACGCGCCATCGAGTCGATCCAGGAAGCGATCCACATTCTGGCGCCGCCGCCGCCGGCGGGCGAAGCCGAGCCGGCAGTCGAAAAGACCGAGAAGGAATAG